A section of the Desulfitibacter sp. BRH_c19 genome encodes:
- a CDS encoding hydroxydechloroatrazine ethylaminohydrolase (catalyzes the transformation of hydroxyatrazine to N-isopropylammelide and ethylamine in the atrazine degradation pathway.): MMATLIKNADWVLTFDNENTRIKNGSILFEGNRIVEVGKDIMPPDGTHVIDAKGKIVMPGMVNTHHHFYQTLTRNIPETQDIALFPWLLKLYEIWKHLTPEAVRIGAMVGLGELLKTGCTTSTDHHYVFPYNQPGELIDEQIRAADDLGIRFHPSRGSMSLGKDQGGLPPNEVIQTEEVILKDSERLVNRYHDPSEYSMCKIVFAPCSPFSVTGELMKDSAILARKHGVFLHTHLAETKDEDDFCKEKFGLRPVEYMEKLGWLGEDVWFAHGVHLNDGEVQLLGDTRTGVAHCPASNMKLNSGVCRVKDLQKAGARVGLAVDGSASNDSSNMWAEARIAYLLQKLTLGTNGLTAEDVLRMATVGGAQLLGRNDIGSIEKDKAADMILIDFQQLAFAGGQHDPVSAIVNTGNSNLVDMTIVNGKIVVENGRLINIDEEKLAYDANKISLELLEKGI, encoded by the coding sequence ATAATGGCTACTTTAATCAAAAATGCTGACTGGGTTTTAACCTTTGATAATGAGAATACAAGAATCAAAAATGGTTCGATTTTATTTGAAGGCAATAGAATTGTCGAAGTAGGCAAAGACATAATGCCTCCTGATGGTACCCATGTGATAGATGCTAAAGGTAAGATAGTCATGCCTGGCATGGTAAATACCCATCATCACTTTTATCAGACACTCACAAGAAATATTCCTGAAACACAAGATATCGCCCTTTTCCCATGGCTTTTAAAGCTCTATGAGATTTGGAAGCATCTAACTCCTGAAGCTGTGAGAATAGGGGCCATGGTTGGACTAGGAGAACTCCTAAAAACTGGCTGTACTACAAGTACGGATCATCACTATGTGTTTCCTTATAACCAACCTGGTGAATTAATAGATGAACAGATTAGGGCAGCAGACGATTTGGGGATAAGATTTCATCCGAGTCGTGGTAGTATGTCCTTGGGGAAGGATCAGGGTGGATTACCTCCAAATGAGGTTATTCAAACTGAGGAAGTCATTTTAAAAGATAGTGAACGTCTTGTTAATAGATATCATGACCCTAGTGAATATTCAATGTGTAAGATTGTTTTTGCACCATGTTCTCCATTTTCTGTGACTGGGGAGCTTATGAAAGATAGTGCAATTCTTGCAAGAAAGCACGGGGTATTTTTACATACACACTTGGCAGAAACCAAGGATGAGGATGACTTTTGTAAAGAAAAATTTGGTTTAAGACCAGTAGAGTATATGGAAAAGTTGGGTTGGCTAGGAGAAGATGTATGGTTTGCCCATGGAGTTCATCTAAATGATGGGGAGGTACAACTGCTGGGCGATACTAGAACAGGAGTGGCCCATTGCCCTGCATCAAATATGAAGCTTAATTCAGGTGTTTGTAGAGTTAAAGATCTCCAAAAAGCGGGAGCCCGAGTGGGATTGGCGGTAGATGGTAGTGCTAGTAATGATTCCTCAAACATGTGGGCAGAGGCCAGAATAGCATATTTATTGCAGAAACTCACTCTTGGAACAAATGGACTCACCGCAGAGGATGTACTTAGGATGGCAACAGTAGGTGGCGCACAGCTACTTGGCAGAAATGATATTGGATCTATTGAAAAAGATAAAGCTGCTGATATGATTCTGATAGACTTTCAGCAACTTGCTTTTGCTGGTGGTCAGCATGATCCTGTATCTGCCATAGTTAATACAGGTAATTCAAATTTAGTTGATATGACAATTGTTAATGGTAAAATAGTAGTTGAAAATGGAAGACTTATAAATATAGATGAAGAGAAACTTGCTTACGATGCAAATAAAATATCACTAGAATTATTAGAAAAGGGGATCTAA
- a CDS encoding glutamine--tRNA ligase (catalyzes a two-step reaction, first charging a glutamine molecule by linking its carboxyl group to the alpha-phosphate of ATP, followed by transfer of the aminoacyl-adenylate to its tRNA): MTIDVNINSMAHSNFIQNIITEDMKTNKYGGRIHTRFPPEPNGYLHIGHAKSICLNFGIAVANGGVCNLRFDDTNPSKEEIEFVDSIIEDVKWLGYDWEDRMFYASDYFDMFYDCAVQLMERGKAFICDLNADEIREYRGTLTQPGKESPYRNRTPEENLKIFEQMKAGEFADGSRVLRAKIDMASPNLNMRDPVLYRILRATHHRTGDKWCIYPMYDYAHPISDAIEGITHSICTLEFEDHRPLYNWVLDALEGCEYFRSRPQQIEFARLNLTNTIMSKRHLRKLVEESYVSGWDDPRMPTISGLRRRGYTPESIRDFCDRIGVAKSNSIVDVAMLEHCIREDLNLKASRVMAVLKPLKVVITNYPEGKVEELEAEINPEDPGKGTRTVPFSNIIYIEQDDFREDAPKKYFRLAPDKEVRLKHAYIIKCEKVVKNDKGEIVEVQCTYDPATKSGEDTSGKKVKGTLHWVSAEHALPAQVRIYDHLLLDEEMNHNSLETITSCLVEPSLKNAKPGDRYQFLRQGYFCGDKDLISEKLVFNRIVSLRDSWSRIEKKQK; this comes from the coding sequence ATGACAATAGATGTAAATATAAATTCTATGGCACATTCTAATTTTATTCAAAATATAATAACTGAAGATATGAAAACAAACAAATATGGTGGCCGAATCCATACCAGATTTCCGCCTGAACCAAATGGGTATTTACATATTGGACATGCTAAATCTATTTGTTTAAATTTTGGGATTGCAGTTGCCAATGGAGGAGTATGTAATTTAAGATTTGATGACACAAACCCTAGTAAGGAAGAGATTGAGTTTGTTGATTCAATTATTGAAGATGTTAAGTGGTTAGGGTATGACTGGGAAGATCGGATGTTTTATGCATCAGATTACTTTGATATGTTTTATGATTGTGCTGTTCAACTCATGGAAAGAGGTAAAGCCTTTATCTGTGATTTAAATGCTGATGAAATCAGAGAATATCGTGGTACCCTTACCCAGCCAGGTAAAGAAAGCCCATATCGCAATAGAACGCCGGAAGAGAACTTAAAGATCTTTGAGCAAATGAAAGCAGGAGAATTTGCAGACGGATCCAGGGTTTTGCGTGCTAAGATTGACATGGCATCACCTAACTTGAATATGCGTGATCCTGTATTATATAGAATTTTAAGGGCAACACACCATAGGACTGGCGACAAGTGGTGTATCTATCCAATGTATGATTATGCTCATCCTATATCTGATGCTATTGAGGGAATAACCCACTCCATATGCACCCTTGAGTTTGAAGACCACAGGCCTTTATATAATTGGGTTCTTGATGCCCTTGAAGGTTGTGAGTACTTTAGAAGCCGTCCTCAACAGATTGAATTTGCTAGGTTAAACTTAACTAACACTATTATGAGTAAACGCCATCTTAGGAAACTGGTAGAGGAGAGCTATGTAAGTGGTTGGGATGATCCGAGAATGCCAACTATCTCTGGTTTAAGAAGACGCGGATATACACCAGAATCTATTCGTGATTTTTGTGATCGTATAGGTGTAGCTAAAAGCAATAGCATAGTTGATGTTGCAATGCTTGAACATTGTATTAGAGAAGACTTAAATCTAAAAGCATCACGAGTAATGGCAGTTCTTAAACCCTTGAAGGTAGTTATTACAAACTACCCAGAAGGCAAGGTAGAGGAACTAGAGGCTGAAATTAACCCTGAAGACCCAGGAAAGGGTACCAGAACGGTTCCGTTTTCCAATATAATATATATAGAGCAAGATGATTTTCGTGAGGATGCCCCTAAAAAGTATTTCCGGTTAGCTCCAGATAAAGAAGTTAGATTAAAACATGCCTATATAATTAAATGTGAGAAAGTAGTCAAGAATGACAAAGGTGAAATTGTTGAGGTTCAATGCACCTATGATCCTGCAACGAAAAGTGGAGAAGACACTAGTGGCAAAAAAGTAAAGGGGACCTTGCACTGGGTATCAGCAGAACATGCCCTGCCAGCCCAGGTGAGAATATATGATCATCTGCTTTTAGATGAAGAAATGAATCATAACTCATTGGAAACAATTACATCCTGCTTGGTAGAACCAAGCCTGAAAAATGCCAAACCAGGAGATAGATATCAGTTTCTTAGACAAGGTTACTTTTGTGGAGATAAGGATTTAATTAGTGAAAAACTTGTTTTTAACAGGATTGTATCATTACGTGATAGTTGGTCAAGAATTGAGAAAAAACAGAAGTAG
- a CDS encoding GntR family transcriptional regulator → MLKKILSNNEIYKILKERIIQLEYDPGEILNENDIANEFELSRTPVRKIFEQLKTSKLLNIIPRYGAQVAPIDFNYMKSIFEVVREIEAYATGLAAERMTDSDLEALDYIIDRLTGYSIEEDYKQIILDDGNFHKIIFDSCDNPCLSDILHNLHMHTERLWFYVQKNITEKHLFIDTLTNILNALKARDSEMAVHYAKEHTDMFVEKIKEKLL, encoded by the coding sequence ATGTTAAAAAAGATCTTATCTAATAATGAAATTTATAAAATTTTAAAAGAGAGAATCATTCAGCTAGAATACGACCCGGGTGAAATTCTTAATGAAAACGATATTGCTAATGAATTTGAATTAAGCAGAACACCTGTGAGGAAAATATTTGAACAGCTGAAAACTAGTAAACTTCTGAATATTATTCCGAGATATGGAGCCCAAGTGGCACCAATAGATTTCAATTATATGAAATCTATATTTGAAGTGGTGAGAGAAATAGAGGCATATGCTACCGGGTTGGCTGCGGAAAGAATGACTGATAGTGATCTAGAAGCGTTAGATTATATAATAGATCGTTTAACAGGATATTCCATAGAGGAAGATTACAAACAGATAATTCTAGATGATGGTAATTTTCATAAGATTATATTTGATAGTTGTGATAACCCATGCCTTTCTGATATTCTTCATAACCTACATATGCATACTGAACGATTGTGGTTTTACGTCCAGAAAAATATTACAGAAAAACATCTTTTTATAGATACACTTACAAATATATTAAATGCATTAAAGGCAAGGGATTCAGAAATGGCTGTGCATTATGCAAAAGAACATACTGACATGTTCGTAGAAAAAATTAAAGAGAAATTACTATAG
- a CDS encoding beta-aspartyl-peptidase encodes MKLEIGRIKINNVQFGDETIVNNGTLIVNKGALIAKLKEDERIEEVEVDIAIPGERVRIIPVKDVIEPRVKVEGDGNGFPGVSTKMAQVGEGKTHVLYGAAIVTVGDIVGFQEGVIDMWGEGAKWTPFSKTYNLVVNITPVEGIDPHAHETTLRIAGLKAAEFVGEAGRNVKPDEVLTYEIGTLAEETAKNPNLPKVAYVEMLISQGLLHSGYVYGVNSQQMLPTLMHPNEELDGAVISGNCVAACDKITTYQHQNNSVLLDLYEQHGKEINFVGVILTPEHTTMDGKILACDYTAKICKMLGVDGVIVSEEGYGNPDSDLLMICKRLENSGIKTVLITDECTGWDGKSQPLVDTAPEAVAVISGGNVSHVITLPPAKKVLGNVAAISTLAGGWDGSLKENGKIMCELNAVIGSTSEIGFHYCTCKLY; translated from the coding sequence TTGAAGTTAGAAATTGGAAGAATTAAGATTAATAATGTCCAATTTGGTGATGAAACCATTGTGAATAATGGTACTTTAATTGTAAACAAAGGAGCCCTAATAGCTAAGTTAAAAGAGGATGAAAGAATTGAGGAAGTTGAAGTAGATATTGCAATTCCAGGGGAAAGGGTAAGAATTATTCCTGTAAAAGATGTTATAGAGCCAAGGGTAAAAGTTGAAGGAGATGGAAACGGTTTTCCTGGAGTATCTACAAAAATGGCACAGGTTGGAGAAGGAAAAACCCATGTTTTGTATGGCGCTGCTATTGTTACGGTAGGTGATATTGTTGGTTTTCAGGAAGGTGTAATTGATATGTGGGGTGAAGGTGCAAAATGGACACCCTTTTCCAAGACGTACAATCTGGTAGTTAATATAACTCCAGTAGAAGGTATTGATCCCCATGCACATGAGACTACTCTTAGAATTGCAGGTCTTAAGGCTGCCGAATTTGTTGGAGAAGCTGGGAGAAATGTAAAACCAGACGAGGTATTAACTTATGAAATAGGAACCCTAGCAGAAGAAACCGCTAAAAATCCAAATCTACCTAAAGTGGCATATGTGGAGATGTTAATATCTCAGGGCTTACTTCATAGTGGATATGTGTATGGGGTAAATAGTCAACAAATGCTTCCAACACTAATGCATCCAAATGAGGAACTAGATGGCGCTGTTATCAGCGGGAACTGTGTTGCGGCTTGTGATAAAATAACAACTTACCAGCATCAGAACAATTCAGTATTGCTAGATTTATATGAGCAACATGGCAAAGAGATTAATTTTGTTGGTGTTATTCTTACCCCGGAACATACTACAATGGATGGTAAAATTCTTGCTTGTGATTATACAGCAAAGATTTGTAAAATGCTTGGGGTCGATGGAGTTATTGTGTCAGAAGAAGGGTACGGAAACCCTGATTCAGACTTATTGATGATTTGTAAAAGATTAGAAAACTCAGGGATAAAGACTGTCTTAATTACTGATGAGTGTACAGGGTGGGATGGGAAGTCTCAACCTCTAGTTGATACTGCTCCTGAGGCAGTAGCAGTAATATCAGGTGGTAATGTTAGTCATGTAATTACTTTGCCTCCTGCTAAGAAAGTACTTGGTAATGTTGCAGCAATCAGTACACTTGCTGGCGGTTGGGATGGGTCTTTAAAGGAAAACGGTAAAATAATGTGTGAATTGAATGCTGTTATAGGTTCTACTTCAGAAATTGGATTCCACTATTGTACATGTAAACTATATTAA
- a CDS encoding sarcosine reductase, translating into MLKHDKTTFKVLYYVNQFFGQIGGEDKAGIEPMFKKESIGPALGFASLIKSIRPLGIPHDDTPIAAARDARTIDIMKSANEGGEIVGTIICGDNYFNENKEKSLEYILNIVKEVKPDILVAGPAFNAGRYGMACGEIAKAVVDQLKIPVVTGMYIENPGVETCKDKAIVVSVGNSAAGMRKALPAMANIVKKIAFGVELGPPQEEGYIPQGIRKTVIVDKRGSKRAVDMLLKRLKGEEFETELPMPVFDMVDPAPPIKDLKKANIALVTSGGIVPKGNPDRLQSASAQKWCKYDVSRKDSLDQSALLGTVDEFCTVHGGYDPVYANKFPDRIAPLDILKKMVKQKYIGQVYEWFYTTTGTGTSVSNSVKFGQEIGAELKKAGVDGVILTST; encoded by the coding sequence ATGTTAAAGCATGATAAAACTACATTTAAGGTTTTATACTATGTAAATCAGTTTTTTGGTCAGATTGGGGGAGAAGATAAAGCAGGCATCGAACCAATGTTTAAAAAGGAAAGTATTGGGCCTGCCCTAGGTTTTGCCAGCTTAATAAAAAGTATCAGACCATTAGGCATTCCCCATGACGATACACCGATAGCTGCTGCTAGAGATGCCCGAACAATCGACATAATGAAATCCGCAAATGAAGGGGGAGAAATCGTTGGTACCATTATTTGTGGAGATAACTATTTTAATGAAAACAAAGAGAAATCACTAGAATACATTTTAAATATAGTAAAAGAGGTTAAACCCGATATCTTGGTGGCTGGTCCAGCCTTTAATGCTGGCAGGTATGGTATGGCATGTGGTGAAATTGCCAAAGCAGTAGTTGATCAACTGAAGATACCTGTTGTAACTGGAATGTATATAGAAAACCCGGGAGTAGAAACATGTAAGGACAAAGCAATAGTAGTTAGCGTTGGAAATTCTGCAGCGGGAATGCGTAAGGCGTTACCAGCCATGGCAAATATTGTAAAGAAGATTGCTTTCGGAGTTGAATTAGGTCCTCCACAGGAAGAAGGTTATATTCCCCAGGGAATTAGAAAAACAGTAATTGTTGATAAAAGAGGCTCAAAAAGGGCAGTAGATATGCTGCTTAAAAGACTTAAGGGTGAAGAATTTGAAACAGAGCTTCCAATGCCTGTCTTTGATATGGTAGATCCAGCTCCACCGATTAAAGATTTAAAGAAGGCAAATATTGCATTAGTTACTAGTGGTGGAATCGTGCCAAAGGGTAATCCTGATAGACTACAGTCTGCTAGTGCTCAGAAATGGTGCAAATATGATGTAAGTAGAAAGGATTCCCTTGATCAAAGTGCATTGCTAGGAACAGTAGATGAGTTTTGCACAGTACATGGTGGTTATGACCCTGTATATGCTAACAAGTTCCCTGATAGGATTGCTCCACTAGACATTTTAAAGAAGATGGTTAAACAAAAATATATTGGTCAGGTCTACGAATGGTTCTATACAACTACGGGAACAGGAACATCAGTATCAAACTCAGTTAAGTTTGGACAGGAAATAGGTGCCGAATTGAAAAAGGCAGGTGTAGATGGAGTTATCCTTACATCCACCTGA
- a CDS encoding glycine reductase: MVKEIERYGIPIVHMATITTISQSVGANRIVPTVAIPYPVGNPALTHEEENEMRYNLVKKAVDSLVSKVTGPTLFE, from the coding sequence ATGGTTAAAGAAATTGAAAGGTATGGCATTCCAATTGTTCACATGGCTACGATAACTACAATTTCACAGTCAGTTGGTGCAAACAGGATCGTACCTACTGTGGCAATTCCATATCCAGTAGGCAACCCGGCTTTGACACATGAAGAGGAAAATGAAATGAGATATAATCTTGTTAAGAAAGCTGTAGACTCACTAGTGTCGAAGGTTACAGGACCAACATTGTTTGAATAG
- a CDS encoding ectoine/hydroxyectoine ABC transporter substrate-binding protein EhuB translates to MLVFLMVLVLTLMIGITGCGTDTATEPETPEETEVVQETEETTFERVQREGYVTVGFANEAPFAYATPAGQLTGQNVEIARAVLKRLGIDEMDGVLTEFGSLIPGLKANRFDMITAGMYITPDRAKEVAFADPEYTIGGALAVKAGNPYGLSSYEDIAANPEVKVAVMAGGQEYEYMIAAGVSADQLLTVSDQPSCLAALQAERVDAITMTGPALQSMLDTVNDPKVERVEDFVVSVIDGVRQQGFGSTAFRMEDQDFLAAYNRELQNIKDSGELLEIQKSFGFTESEFVDGLTAEDVIAN, encoded by the coding sequence ATGTTAGTGTTTTTAATGGTCCTAGTTTTAACGTTGATGATTGGTATAACTGGGTGTGGCACCGATACTGCTACTGAGCCAGAGACTCCTGAAGAGACTGAAGTTGTTCAAGAAACAGAAGAGACAACCTTTGAACGTGTTCAAAGGGAAGGTTATGTTACTGTTGGTTTTGCAAATGAAGCCCCCTTTGCCTATGCCACTCCAGCTGGCCAGCTTACGGGTCAAAATGTGGAGATAGCACGTGCTGTATTAAAGAGGTTAGGAATTGATGAAATGGATGGTGTTCTTACGGAGTTTGGTTCACTTATACCTGGACTTAAAGCAAACCGTTTTGACATGATAACTGCAGGAATGTATATTACACCAGATCGTGCCAAAGAAGTAGCTTTTGCTGATCCTGAATATACAATTGGTGGAGCATTAGCAGTTAAAGCAGGAAACCCATATGGTCTATCTAGTTATGAGGACATTGCTGCCAACCCTGAAGTTAAAGTTGCGGTTATGGCTGGCGGTCAGGAATACGAGTATATGATTGCAGCAGGTGTAAGTGCAGATCAACTTTTAACTGTTTCGGACCAACCATCTTGTTTAGCTGCATTACAGGCTGAAAGGGTAGACGCTATCACTATGACAGGGCCTGCACTTCAGTCCATGTTAGATACAGTAAATGATCCTAAAGTTGAAAGAGTTGAAGATTTTGTCGTATCTGTTATTGATGGTGTAAGACAGCAGGGCTTTGGTTCTACTGCATTTCGTATGGAGGATCAAGATTTCTTAGCAGCATATAATCGTGAACTTCAAAACATAAAGGATTCTGGTGAACTATTAGAAATTCAGAAATCCTTCGGATTTACTGAGAGTGAATTTGTTGATGGCTTGACTGCAGAAGACGTTATCGCAAACTAA
- a CDS encoding ectoine/hydroxyectoine ABC transporter permease subunit EhuC — protein sequence MNILPPFDLLPTLLVGLKVTIQLTILSSILAFFVSFFVGFCRLSKYKIVRIISTIYVEFFRGTSMLVQLFWVYFVLPVFGLDFSAMHAGILVLGLNFGAYCSEVVRSAILAIPKTQTEAGISLNMTSTQIMSKIVLPQAFVIMLPSYGNYLIELLKCTALVSLITLNDLMFQGVLLNSSTFRTIEIYSLVLVMYFLLAYPLTLGVRWFERKFSEGRA from the coding sequence ATGAATATTCTTCCCCCATTTGATCTTTTACCTACATTATTAGTTGGTTTAAAAGTTACAATACAACTTACCATATTATCATCAATTTTGGCTTTCTTCGTTTCCTTTTTTGTCGGTTTCTGCCGGCTTTCCAAATATAAAATAGTACGTATAATATCTACTATTTATGTTGAGTTTTTCCGTGGTACATCCATGCTTGTACAATTGTTCTGGGTTTATTTTGTGTTACCGGTTTTTGGTCTAGACTTTTCAGCAATGCATGCTGGAATTTTGGTGCTGGGCCTTAACTTTGGTGCATATTGTTCAGAAGTTGTTCGTAGTGCGATTCTTGCTATCCCAAAAACACAAACAGAGGCAGGGATTTCATTAAATATGACTTCTACACAAATAATGTCAAAAATAGTTTTACCACAAGCTTTTGTAATCATGCTGCCATCCTATGGCAACTATTTAATAGAGTTATTAAAATGTACTGCTTTGGTTTCACTTATAACGTTAAATGACTTAATGTTTCAAGGGGTATTATTAAATTCTTCTACCTTTAGAACTATAGAAATATACAGTTTGGTGTTAGTCATGTACTTTTTATTGGCATACCCTCTTACACTAGGTGTGCGTTGGTTCGAGAGAAAATTTTCAGAGGGGAGGGCTTAA
- a CDS encoding ectoine/hydroxyectoine ABC transporter permease subunit EhuD produces the protein MWNWDFAFSIMPQLLKALRITILATLLGFTLACILGLLLALGRRSTIKPLSMLIGGFIEFVRSTPLLAQLYFVFYVFPKFGLTLTPLVAGVLTLGVHYSTYLSEVYRAGIDAIPRGQWEAATALNFSRARIWLNIIIPQAVPPVVPVMGNYLIGMFKDTPLLSAITLVEILQSAKIIGSLTFRYTEAITIVGVLFLILSYVSSLGVQKLEVRLNRRSLL, from the coding sequence ATGTGGAATTGGGATTTTGCGTTTTCTATTATGCCTCAACTTTTGAAAGCACTTCGAATCACCATTTTGGCGACGCTTCTAGGTTTTACCTTAGCTTGCATATTGGGCCTTTTATTAGCTCTAGGAAGACGTTCAACTATTAAACCCCTTTCAATGCTAATAGGCGGTTTCATTGAATTTGTTAGAAGCACACCACTACTTGCGCAACTATATTTTGTTTTTTATGTATTCCCGAAGTTTGGACTTACACTTACTCCACTTGTTGCGGGTGTATTGACCCTTGGGGTGCATTATAGCACTTATCTTTCTGAGGTATATCGTGCAGGAATTGATGCAATTCCTCGAGGGCAATGGGAAGCAGCAACTGCCCTGAACTTTTCAAGAGCGCGAATCTGGTTAAATATTATTATCCCTCAGGCAGTTCCACCAGTAGTTCCGGTGATGGGGAACTATTTAATTGGTATGTTTAAGGATACCCCCCTACTTTCTGCTATTACTCTAGTTGAAATATTACAATCTGCAAAAATCATAGGCTCTCTAACATTTCGATATACAGAGGCTATTACAATAGTTGGGGTACTATTCCTGATTTTAAGTTATGTTTCGTCGCTGGGAGTTCAAAAATTAGAGGTTCGACTGAACCGGAGAAGCTTATTATAG
- a CDS encoding ectoine/hydroxyectoine ABC transporter ATP-binding protein EhuA has translation MTENPQKKPFISYNKICKSFGDNHVLRELDLDIAANEIVAVIGPSGSGKTTLARILMTLERPETGTIEIDGEYLWHKEVDGRLVLADDKHVRKVRSRVGMVFQQFNLFPHMKILRNCTEAPIHVLGMSKEEATEKAIAMLKKVGLEQKLDAYPSQLSGGQQQRVAIARALVMNPKIMLFDEVTSALDPELVGEVLAVLKEIASEGNMTMLLVTHEMDFAREVADRIIFIDDGKIVEQGPPKVMFGNPKNPRTIAFLSRFLKEGIQ, from the coding sequence ATGACTGAGAACCCACAGAAAAAGCCTTTTATTTCTTATAATAAGATTTGTAAATCTTTTGGTGACAATCATGTACTTAGGGAGCTTGACCTTGATATTGCTGCCAATGAAATTGTTGCGGTAATTGGACCAAGTGGATCTGGAAAAACTACCCTAGCCCGTATTCTAATGACTCTTGAAAGACCTGAAACAGGTACAATTGAAATTGATGGTGAGTATCTATGGCATAAGGAAGTGGATGGAAGGCTTGTACTTGCAGATGATAAACATGTACGTAAAGTCCGTAGTAGAGTAGGGATGGTTTTTCAGCAATTTAATCTTTTTCCACATATGAAAATTTTGAGAAATTGTACAGAGGCTCCTATACATGTACTTGGAATGTCTAAGGAAGAGGCTACTGAAAAGGCCATTGCTATGTTAAAGAAGGTTGGATTAGAGCAAAAGCTAGATGCCTATCCGTCACAGCTATCAGGAGGACAGCAACAAAGAGTTGCCATAGCGCGTGCACTAGTAATGAATCCTAAAATAATGCTTTTCGATGAGGTAACTTCAGCACTTGATCCTGAGCTAGTGGGAGAGGTGCTTGCAGTTCTTAAAGAAATAGCTTCTGAAGGAAATATGACTATGCTTCTTGTTACCCATGAGATGGACTTTGCCAGGGAAGTTGCGGATCGTATTATTTTTATTGATGATGGTAAAATTGTGGAACAAGGGCCACCAAAAGTTATGTTTGGTAATCCAAAGAATCCACGAACCATTGCATTCCTTAGTAGATTTTTAAAAGAGGGTATTCAATAA
- a CDS encoding threonine aldolase has translation MIDMRSDTVTQPTHEMRKAMANAEVGDDVYGEDPTINRLEKVSAELVGKEAALFVPTGTMGNQIAVLTHTKRGDEVILDEESHIAYYEVGGPAMLASVQLRTVPGLLVNDTLNKIYKAHRQPNIHYPNSSLLCLENTFNRGGGSIMPPAGVKAACEVAKELNLLVHMDGARIFNATVGAGCDVKEFTQYCDSIQFCLSKGLSAPVGSILAGNKEFIAMARKYRKALGGGMRQAGVLAAAGLISLKMIDRLAEDHANAKILAEGLSKIKGIRIDLDRVHTNMVFIETTDTGMDSATFTSKMEEHGVRAIAVETHLVRFVTHKDVTREDVIKAIEVANKVVNSFSQS, from the coding sequence ATGATAGATATGCGAAGTGACACAGTAACACAACCAACACATGAAATGCGAAAGGCAATGGCTAATGCTGAAGTTGGTGATGACGTTTATGGAGAAGACCCTACTATAAATCGTTTGGAAAAGGTTTCAGCAGAATTAGTTGGCAAGGAAGCAGCTCTGTTTGTACCTACTGGAACGATGGGTAACCAAATTGCCGTACTAACTCATACCAAAAGGGGAGATGAAGTAATCTTAGACGAGGAATCCCATATTGCCTATTATGAGGTGGGAGGCCCAGCTATGCTGGCAAGTGTTCAACTGCGTACAGTACCTGGTCTATTAGTAAATGATACGTTAAATAAAATTTACAAAGCCCATCGTCAGCCTAATATCCATTATCCAAACAGTAGCTTATTGTGTTTGGAAAATACTTTCAACCGTGGAGGGGGTAGTATAATGCCCCCTGCTGGAGTAAAAGCTGCATGTGAAGTAGCAAAGGAATTAAACCTTCTAGTTCATATGGATGGAGCAAGAATATTTAATGCTACTGTTGGTGCAGGGTGCGATGTTAAAGAATTTACACAGTACTGTGATAGTATTCAATTTTGCCTTTCAAAGGGTTTGAGTGCACCAGTTGGTTCAATATTAGCAGGTAACAAAGAGTTTATTGCAATGGCTCGCAAGTATCGAAAAGCACTAGGTGGTGGCATGCGACAGGCTGGGGTATTAGCTGCAGCTGGGTTGATATCATTAAAAATGATTGATCGACTTGCAGAAGACCATGCTAATGCAAAAATATTGGCAGAGGGCCTTTCAAAAATTAAGGGTATAAGGATAGATTTAGACAGGGTACATACTAATATGGTATTTATTGAGACTACGGATACAGGTATGGATTCGGCGACTTTCACTAGCAAGATGGAGGAACATGGTGTACGGGCTATAGCAGTAGAAACACACCTTGTTCGGTTTGTGACCCATAAGGATGTTACTAGAGAGGATGTAATAAAAGCTATCGAAGTGGCAAATAAGGTAGTGAACTCGTTCAGCCAAAGTTGA